Part of the Aquarana catesbeiana isolate 2022-GZ linkage group LG06, ASM4218655v1, whole genome shotgun sequence genome is shown below.
AGGTTTCAGTGTggaatgtaaaaatattgtttctATGTTTCGTGAGTTTATGTCTTGCTTGACCAGTTTTTCTAAGTCAGATAGGTGCAATTCAATCTCATGTGCAAACTGCTGAATAGTACTCAAATTGTTTTCAAAAAGGACGACTTTCGTACTGTTCTGTGAAATGACAAGTTCTTTCTTCAAAACGTTACAAAACTCAGCTAAGAAGTCATATATAGTCTTGGCTTGAAGAGTTTTTTTATCCTGAAGAGcttgttttatttttaccaaaagacTCTCCAAAATTTTTGTTTGCAATACACAAATAGTATTTTGGCATTTATAATGCTCAGTAAGGTATTGTGAGATCCATCTTTTCATGAAATATTCATAGCTGTTGATGTATTCTGCATATTTTTCAGGAGAGCCATCATTAAGCAATGTATTGAGCACCTCTCGTTGTAAGATTTTCCGACTCTTGAATTCCCGAGGGCCGTTTTTCTGGAGAATGTCATCTACGATCTCTTTGCCAAGGCACCTGTTGATGTGGTCCAGGATGGCTGGTGTTAAAGACACCATACAGAATTGTTTAGCCCTTCTTTGACATTCATTCCTTGTTTCAAACATGTTGATGAACGTGTCGAAGTATTGAGGTTTCATCTCCTCTAGGTAGCTTTGTGGATCATTACGCCGGACAAACTCTTCATGCATTCTCTGAAACATCACGACCGCATTTCCTAAAACCCAAAGCTTAAGGTCCAGCTCAAACAATTTGGTTGTCCGAAGATTTTCAAATTTATGCTGGTTCAggttattatttatcattttcagcAGTTCCTGAGAATACACTTCATTAAAGTCAGTCTTTGAATTTGCAATTTCTGTTACTTTTTCTTCACATTTTCTCTGTACAGACAAGGCAAGATCTTTTGCACAATCCATTTCTCCTTTGGAATCAACTTGGAGATAGTTTCTATTAATAGAAAAGTCCTCTCCTTTATATTGATTAAGACTTTTAAGTTCATTTAGTTTTAGAATAACACTATTGTCATCACACTGCATGTCTCGTTTCAGCTGTTGAATGATTGCCAGGCCGATGTTCCGTTTTTTTAACGTTGGCGGTGGTAAAGTGTCTGTTGCTTTTCTCCATATCATCTCAAATTCTCTGTTTAACTGTTCTTCATTTACTGAGTACTCATTCTTTCTTATTTTGTCCATGATGTCTGACACActttcttctatgattccaatataTCTCTCTTGTACAGCTTGGATCTGGCATTTCTCTTTTTGAATGTTGATTGTCAGATCACATTTGTCAAGAAGACCAATTTCAAGGTTTTTCCTGAGATACTTAATGCTTTGGAAAAAATCACTTTTAAACATCTCCAAAAGATGGGCATTGTCACAATCATCCATAAAGTACTTTTCTAGAGATCTAGCCATGACCCGCTCTTCTTCGTCCAATAAACAGTTCATCTCGCTTTTTATCCTGTCCCAGGTTTTAGATCCTAACTGTTCAGATGATAGGTTAAAGATTAGAGTTTCTGTCCTTATCATCCAGTCATGGCTATTTTTCTGAAATCTCCATTCCCAGTCTGAGTACTGGATGCAAAGTTGGTTGTAGGCCTCAGTGACCAAGCGGTTTCTGAAACTGAAGACAAATTTTTCATGTTTCACTGCTTCCCACAAACTTCTCATCCACTCTGTGAACTGTCTGATATCTTGTGGTTTTTCTGACATAGACTTTAGATACATTTCTATAGACTTTTTTAGCTCCTGAACATTTTCACTGTAGCCATAGTTAACGGAAGCCATAGGTGGAATGCCATGCCACAATCCGGGAATATACCAGGAGTTACTCTCAATGTCACAGTGTATGATGTCAGAGAAGGTGTTGACTTTACTTCTGTTCTCCATTCTTGCAGATACTTTGGTCATTTCATTCAGCTGTTCGAGAAATTTTTCTCTGGCTTGGCGGTTTTTAACATGAGCGGACACGTCGCTCACGTTCTGATGCACAAAATGGCAGCTGGACTTTTTCCCTACTTCCTTCATCCGAAGAAAGGCATGGATTACGATCTGAAGTATGTCTTTCATCTCTTCTGTATTTTCCATGGCCATGTTAATTATGGTGATGTCGCTCAACCCAACTGCTACTGTCGCCAATTCATTGTCATGCTCATAACTGCCCTCAAGAGAGGCTAGTTCCATCGATTTTAACCCTTCAGTGTCAATAACCATAACATAGTCACAGCCCAGATTCTCATGAAAGTTCTCTTTTGCATCAAGGAGAGTCATGAAGGCTCCTCGTGTGCATCGACCACTAGATGTAGGTAAATGCAAGCCAAACATGGTGTTCAGAAGGGTGGACTTCCCTGTACTTTGCACTCCCAGGACAGTAACTACTCTAACTGTGCAGTTTCTCTGTGTTATGATTTCTAGCTCACTCAGGACATCGGTTATCCACGTCATGGGTATGTTGGAGGCATCTCCATCTATTAACTCCAGTGGGAACCCATTCAATAACAGATTAGCAGCTATTTTTGAGAGACtcaccactttttttttccctatagaATGTTCTACTTCATAAAACTGCCCCAACTCGCGTATAAAATGTTCAACACCTAGCGAACCATCAGCTAATTTCTGATCAATTTCCATAAAGGCCTGGGCATTTGATGCTACATCTGTCAACAGCTCTCGGTATTCATCATTTAATTTTGCAAGCTGATGTCTTCCAAGTTTGTCTAGTTGTATTTTCAGCCACTTCAGGAATACTTTTTGCTCTACTGGAGAAAAACTTTTCAGGGCATCCAGAAATTGCTTCACACCAGACGCCATCTTTTGGTTTCTTTGCTGCTTACGGAGCTGGAAATGGTCTTCCCGGAGCTGTGACTGATATTCTTCCACATCTTTGTCCTCCAGTTTTCTCATTCTACACAATTCCTTCTCAATCTTAGTCAGCTGTTTCCAAAGATCACCTTGTAGTTTCATTACATTCTTTTTATAATCCAGGACATTCTTTATCTGACTGGTGATTGTTGTTGCGGCTTCCCTTGCTTTCTTACATCCCCTAAAATTCTCATCAATATCAAAGTTTGATTCAGAAGCTCTTTGAGCAATTTGCTCTAGAGTAGGGTTTTTCATGGAATTTTCTATCAGTGCTTTCATCTTTGACTGTAGAGTCTTGACAATTTGTGTGTCGTTTACCTTTCTGCTTTTAACAATAAATTTATCTTTCTTAATGTTATGCGTTGTTGAGAAAATTTGAAGTACTTTAATAATATCACTGTTTTCAGCTTCTAaatttacaataaagaagaattgTGGGTTTTGTCTTACCAGGTTTGATAACAGATCATATTGCTTATCATTTATACTCTCAATTAACACAAACACAGCTGATGATACCCCTGATAATAAATCAAACTGTTTCAAGTGACTCTCAAGATCCCCTCTCAGGTTAATGAAGCCTACAGGTTCTGGAAAAATATCTGAGTGTCCACGTCCTGCTGGAAAATAGCAAGACATTTCCACAAGCCCATCTGAGCATAGGCGTTGGGCATTTCCACCAGGCATGTCCCTATGGACGAAATAATTTTGAATGAACTGAGGAGGACTTAACACTTGATTTAGAATCTTTGACTTTGATAAGCTGCACGTTCCCAGTCTGAAGAAAGAAAAAATGGGCATTGAAATGTTAACTAAGTGGCCTTCTTCAAACCCTGTACTGTCCACTAATGACTGTGGTTTCCACTTCTTTACAATGTCTCTCATTGCCCACAACATGAAGGTATATGATGATCTGTCATCATTGGGGAGCAGCAGAGGGAGGGCAAACTGGCACATGGACATTTTGGAGACAATCTCTTGTTGTAAGAAGGTATCTGAGTCATGAAGAACATCGCACAAGACATCCAGAGGGTTGTAGGTTTTAGAATCCATGGAATCATCAGAGTCCTCTTGGTTAAAATCAAAGCATGTGTCCATGTCTCTGTCCGGAGAACAAATGTTTCTTGCAGTGACATCTAAAGCCATGAGCTTCTTGAGAAACATCTTCTTCATTGAGTCTTGAAACAAAAGAATACAAATTTGATGTAAATAAagatagttaaagtgattgtaaagtctcgtgtttttttaaaaataacaagcatgttatacttacctcctctgtgcagttggttttgcacagagcagcccggatcctcctcttctcaggtccctcttcggtgctcctgccccctccctcctgttgagtgcccccacagcaagcagcttgctatggggcacctgagctgagtcacagtgccctgtgtccattcagacatggagccacgacccggccccaccccctctctctcttcattggctcactgatgccgtctcagccaatgaggagggagagtctcgggcagctgagacactcctgcaacatcactggatagaggcaggtctcaggtaagtgttaggggggctgaggggggctgctgcacacatatatacgactttttatcttaatgcataaaatgcatcaagataaaaaaccttctgaccttacaatcactttaaattatagAGCATGCATGCATACTTGCAAAACCATGTGTCTTGTGGCTTTCCTAATAGCTTTGCCAGCTGCTCTGCAGGCTTTACCAAGGGATCTTTTTGATCTCTTGGCTGAACCTCTACTGGTTGCACAGCTCAGAGGTTATAGGATTGCTATACCTCTCCTACATTTGCATAAGGGTGATAGAGCACAAGAGCCCAGTTCTGTGCTTCCCTTTCACATTTCATTGACAGCTGCACTCAATAAAATAATAAGGGGCTGATAAAAGAGAAGTAAAGTGGGCAGAATGGGGTCCACCCAGGTAAAGAAATTAATTCTCACAGAGCCCTTCATTTAGATGGTAGCATCACCTTCATCACCGTCCACTAATACTGAGGAGAGGTAATGGAATAGACAGCATGTGGATAATATAAAATATGGGTAaagcagaaaaacacagatttgcatGCCTGCACTGTTTTTAACtcttctaaagcagtggttctcaacattATTGAGACCAGGGCTCAGTAatttcttccaaaaccttccatacCCCAACAGTAAAAAATTAAGACTATACTCACGCGataaaagtatgggaatgcaaaacatgTATTTAAATGCTGGAAGACTCTGGGTGTTGCTGGGTGCCAATGTGGTGGGAGATGGGGGATATAGAGTGGTTTGGTAGACTTAGCAGCACACTTGGTGGCCCAGCAGTGATGCAGTTCCTGGAGGGAGCTGGGAGCCctgggaggttgggggcactgtcTAGGCTAAGGGCTCTCAGGGAGCCCTGGGGCACCGTGGGTCATTATGGAAGgttgggtggcactatgggagctggaagGCACTGTAGGAGGTTAGGTTATCTACAGCTGACTGGAGGACCAGGAGAAGAGAGGTACTAGGCaggctgagaaccactgatctagagtatGTGCATGAATAAGCAAAGAttctttagttttgctttaaagctTAACATCTGGAAAACTCAAAGTACACCCTTGAAGTGGAGCTGCACCACTGGCTGCTGACTGGCTAGTCCAGTTTGAATGTCTGTCTCTGAAGATATTCTGGGGAGGATCATGTGACCAGTATATTACCATTAGTCATGTGACCAATTACCCACATCCCGCTAtcacaacagttttttttaaaacacttctTTAATGTAATGTTACCTGTTATGTATAATGTATAAAAAGCAGGTAGCCCAATGGCGTAGTGGCTAGCACTTCAGCTTGGAAGCACTAGGGTCATTGGGTCAAACCAaaacactacctacctggagtgtGCGTGCGCTTTCCTTCAGAACaggaaagcgggtcctgagactccctggccaatcgggtctcaggacccgcttcctgattggctgggaagagaaGCGGGGatacattagcgaatattaattctctaatgtcacacaagtgggtagaCTCAGggcccaccctttttaaagccaattagagcctaatgccgtgtgcacacgggtggacttttcagcatcaaacgtccgacggtctttccgacggactttcgacgtactttcaaacgaccggacttgcccacacacgaacggactaaagtccattcgaaagtccaTTCCTTTGAACGTTATtacatacgaagggactagaataaggaagttcatagctagtagccaatagctgccctagcgtccttttgtctgtcggactagcatacagacgaaaggatttttcgactggacttgagtccgtcggaaatatttgaaacatgttccaaatctaaagtctgtctgattttcgacagaaaaagtctgctgaaggtccgatgaagcccacacatggtcggattgtccgacggattcgttccgtcggataAGTTTGGtaggaaagtccgcccgtgtacaTCAGGCATTAGGCTCCAAtcctgtgcttcaaaaaaaaaaaaaaaaaaaaaacccacattgagATCCATGTGTccgacaccctgcatgtagattgggggggggggggtatcgccCCTACGCCCTGCATGAGCGGCTGTCTCTGGTGTGATGATAGACTTTACAGGGATTGTATGTGAGAGTGAGAGAATGCTCTAGTTTTTAGGTGCACAATGCATGATATTTTCATCATAGATTTTTCTagactaaggggtctatttataaaaaataaaaataaaaaaaatcactcagCTGTCACGAATAATCACCATAATGTGTGATATTATTTTCTATGATTGTCAGctcaatctagtggccataatatggtaTTTTGCTGATTGGAGTATTTCAGGGAAATTATGGTCAGTAGATGGAGCTGCTGACCATAGGAAGTAAACATATTAGACATATTACGGGATTATTTGTGACGGATGTGCAAATGCCTGAGACATTCGTACGGTaacatttttataaatagaccctttaATATCAATAAAATGGAGCACAAaagtccagatttttttttttaattagagtggccaatattattattacaatattatcattgttattattattgttatgtgctatatttatatttttacctgGATATAGGTCGATGGCCATTATTTGATCTGATTGGCATGTAGTATGGCCATTTTCTGCTTCTGTAGCGCGGTTTCTTAAATCTTCATAGTCACCTTACAAGAGAAATCAGAATACCAGTTTGTTTTTATGTTGTTATCTTAAAGTTTAAATTTTCATTCCTTTACATCACAGCACAATGGTAACCCTAACATTTAAAAAGATATCATGGATAAAGTGTGATGGTATGACACAGCCTCTTTGTGATTTgtaagttaaagtggaccttcacacaTTAGATGCACTAGGCATCATTGCtttctaaacacccccctcccccaccaccacccccaccaccactgcaatggtggtaaaaaaaaaagtattacatttttttttaagttcaccCTGCCACCCGGCAGCCATTCTCATCTGTGCTCTAAAACCTTCTGTGGTATGCAGGTCACATATCCCAGAATTCTTCAAGTTCCATACAGTTATGactaagcaaatttttttttcatgaaacgcGTTAACCATGCTGCTGTCTCCTTGTATCCCGGGTCTGTGGTGtccttttttttgtggattttaaatcaataaagcaaatttttttctgaaAGCTTGGAGTGCGGTCAACCTTCCTTCGATATCTTCGGCCCAGCTGTCTGGACCAGGAAGAGGCAGTTGGTTCTCAATGGTGTCAGCAACAAAGATGGCGGCACGGGGCCCAGTGTGTGGCAGCGGCGTGTTGTATCACAGCAGAACAATGCTGGATTTGATGGCCAGACGAGTATGTGAATTGCGCATAACACCAGTGAAAGAGGTTAGAGGGGAAAAAAGACTTGGTGGTAGGGATGGGGGTGGAACgtctttaaccccttggagccggtGCCTTCCAGCCCTTAAAGGGGTTTAGGATGGTGGGAGGCGGGGCTGGGTTTATGATCACGCAACCgccctgattggctgtcacatgatcagaaacctccCGACTATAAGCAGCAATCAGGAGGTTTCCATTAGCTGCTGGTAACGCGTAGGGCCATATTGTGCATGCTGccggcgccaagaggttaaagaGAATACAGtgtgttttcttattgtttttatatttatgcTTTATGtttaggagcaaaaaaaaaaagtttgaattccTAAGTTACTTAGCCTGGTGGATATGTAAAGTTGCACCCTTTTTTCAGGCTGCGGGTGGTGAATGGGTGACTGCTATTTAGGAATTTCACATGACTTTATAGACTTAAATAGTAGGATCTTAAATGGCATGCTCAGATGAATGATTTTTCTCATTCAAAAGTTTTTCTTTAAGAAACATTGAATATCAACAAATACAGAATATTAGACAAAATTATTAAAGTATAATATTGAAGTACAGATGACGcaagaaaaaatgtataatagaCTTAAGTTTTCATAGTGTTAATAAAAGAAAAATGATAGATACTCAGTGTAATGTGAAGATGTTAGATAATCTTGAGTGTAAAAATTGTTTAAAACTGaagagagttaaaaaaaaactctgtaaaCCAGAGTAGGCATGAATATATCCATTTAGAGATTTTAATTTAACAAAACCTTGACCATAACTTCAAATATATGTTTATAACAAATACTGTATTGTAAGAAAAGACTGATTTTGAGAAAGATAATAGTCCTCGAAGGAACAaggaaaaagaaaatgataaaaggaAATAAGGGGAGGGGAAGACAACAGAACGCCGAAGGCAGATTTTGCATATACATTCTATTATAATCCTTGAAAGAGTATCAATCACCCTGACGAGAGTACTCGATTGCCAAAATTGTCTGGCATGTAGTATTTAATCCACGGTTTCCATGTGCTGTCATACTTCGTCAAGTGATTTTTATCTAAAGCATCCATTTTAGTATAAAAGATTGATTCATTCTAAGTTTGGTTTCTGCAATATCCACAACAGATGTTTTCCACGCATTAGCTATAGTCCGTTTTGCGGCTATCAGGAACGTGAGGAACAGCTTAAATTGTTTCTGAGTGAGACAGACTGGTTTTAAATTGAGAAGAGCTAACATTGGGTCTGGTGAAACTGAACAATCAAATAATTTTGAGATTATCGAAAAGACCTTTTTTCCAAAATGTGTGCACGATTGGACATTCTGTATAATTCTGTACCAGAGGCCAGAATTGTCTAGTGTAAATTTGGCTACTCTGGTAGGAACCAATTACTATTGTGTAAGAACTTTACagtgaggtccataaatattgggacatcgacacaattctaatctttttggctctatacaccaccacaatggatttgaaatgaaacaaacaagatgtgctttaactgcagactttcagctttaatttgagggtatttacatccaaatcaggtgaacagtgtaggaattacaacagtttgtatggacctgactgtatatgatgTCTCAACCGCCAATATATTTGTAGAAGAAGATTTGGTATTAGACCAGATATGAGACCAAATCTTGGGATcaatcaaggtctttttcccacttaGCAACATATGTAGGTAAAATTGTATTTGATTTAGTGATCAATTGGGAATAGATTAATGAAATGCGACCTTTAACATGTGGTTCTTTGAGACAAATCCTTTCAAATTGAGAAATGGTGTGTAAGTTTCCACTGGAAATGAGGAAAGGAGTATAAACATTTTTGATTTGAAGATATCTGAATATTTCGGATTGTGGGAGCCCAAAGGTCTCGCATAATTCTGGGAAAGGTCATATTGAGGTTGTTGAAGTTAAATTATATAGACAAGTAATACCAGCCTTAGACCAAGCTTTAAAATGTTCTGGGAAATGTCCAAGCTGGTTAAAAGGCCGAATTTTTGTGAAAAGATAGTAGCGGGTTATGTGAGGATTGTAAACCATGTGAGATTTTATGTCTATCCCAAATAGATAGAGAATGCctagaaattggattttttaaagCTTTACGATCTGTAGGTCGTAACCATAATAAATTGTTTATAGGAAGAGGATCGCAGTCTAAAGCTTCAATGAATACCCACATGGGAATCTCTGTAGTCGAATGATATTTCGTTAATTGTGCTATTTGAGCTGCTTTATAGTATGTTGTAAAATCTGGAAATCCCAGACCACCCAAAGATTTAGGGAGAATTAGGGTTTTCTTATGTAGCCGGGGTTTTATTTTAGGGATTTAGGGAGAACTAGGGTTTTCTTATGTAGCCGGGGTTTTATTTCCCCCCAAGTGAATAGTATTACTTTTTGTTGAATCAATCTAAGAAAATAAGCGGGAATATGGATTGGGAGtgttctaaataaatataaaaatttgggaAGTATAGTCATTTTTATAATGTTAATTTTTCCGAACCACAAAATCGGTAATGATGAGATAACTTGATAATTTGAAATATTTTTCAGTAAAGCTGGGTAATTAGCTGCAAACAAATCTGAGGGATTAGAAGTAAGTTGGATACCCAAATATGGAAGGCTACGATCTACCCATTTAACGGGTAATGAATTTTGTATAGATTGTTTTTCCATTTCGTCAAGTGAGGTATTTAGCGCTAAAGATTTTTGGTGCATTAACTTTAAGGCCTGAGATGAGTGAAAATTCATGTAGTACAACCATAAGGTTTGGGGCAGAAACTTGTGGTGAGGAcagaaaaaaggagaatgttgtcTGCAAATAAGCATATTTTGTGATGACATCCACCTAAATCAATACCCGTGATTGTAGGTTCCGTCCTAATTCTTTGTGCTAGAGGTTCAATGAGTAGTGCAAATAATAATGGAGAGAGTGGGCTTCCTTGACgcgtctctctctctgtatattaAACTCATCTGATTTGTACCCTGCATATTTAATGTAAGCTTTGGGCTCATGACATAATGCAGTAATCCATTGCAAAAAAtgtgggccaaagccccatttattGAGGGTGAAGTTCACATAAGACCATGATATcgtgtcaaatgcttttcttaATGTCTAGAGAAAGAAAAACAGGTGGGAATACGACGTATTTTAGCGGCATGTGACAAAAGTTTTGCACTTCTAACATTATCGCCAGCTTGTCGAATagggatgaaacctacttggtcaCGGTGTATAAGGTTACCTATAATTAAtataatttgggccaaaatttttaCATACAAATGTAATAAAGAAATAGGGTGGTAATTTGACCAAATTGAATCATCTGTATGTGGTCTGGGGAGCATGCAAATAATTGCAGTCAAGGTTTCCCTCCTAAAAGAATGACCTTCCAAGAGGGAATTGAAAGTATTTGTCGAAACCGGTGATAAGATAtctgcaaatgttttataataaagagCAGAAGATCCATCAGGACCAGGCCTTTTATTTAGTTTCAAAATCTTAATAACTTCAGATACCTCCTCAACAAACACAGATTCCTCCATCATTTCCAGTTGTGTTTTTGATAATGCAGGTAGAGATATACGAGAGAAAAAGATTTGCTTTAGATGGATCCAACTCATTGTCAGATGagtatacatttttaaatttaaaatttttgtaAGACTTTCAATGGGTTGTTTGTGCCTCTCTGAATATTTTAAGATGAATAGGTTTGGTTGGATTATGGCAAGATTTTAGTGCCCTGGCTAAAAGTGTATTTGGCTTATTAGCGTTCATATAAAAGTTATGTTACTAGCACTCACGGGAACAAATTTCTTTACACCAGGAAATATTCGCCGGACAAGAAATAAGAAAaccacaattgaaagatattatCATAAAAGGTAGGATAAAAACACGATTAGAATTAGAAGAAATCAACAGGTGGAAGATAAGCGAATGGAATTTTTGTCAACTAAGACATTTAG
Proteins encoded:
- the LOC141148280 gene encoding interferon-induced very large GTPase 1-like isoform X3 — protein: MERERWRLVLSPVFVVGVILAIAGLVWKRLCKRRKPKDEESADIILDGTELAMIKNVPLNQHWKEGKSQTEEVSELDEKKIPLLKQKNNENERRSSPGTTGVYPNSAATSHTTSNKKSSVRSDSVNSGLSEWQKSLLSKPVTQEKASNADGASGQRNRTRSDRHSEGSSSRSRSSWNCRHKAHSDYERLIPGKKPRASEHEWDSISYSNELDTSMTSLQSGVNISSDGKRRFEMQNQTAIAMQVSKGFSVDMPEYPQQINATKDFEKRQYSREDPNKSSQRVEYNIRKQSDLSSSRAQYSAEHRTTPEDQPPERNSGDDVYEPDSVRRSDEEKTTLLSCTSEVKSSTGGAAVAYNRTRQSDLSSGKTLHSAEHIYGKKGLEKQNQDVIPTYVPVGSSVGSSVDMPEYDQQINTTTVFEKRQDSRRDPDRSSQIGERRFEMQNQTVIAKYVLEASSVDMPENPQQVNATNDFEMREDSREDPNKSSQRGVAVEYNITEQSDRRSSRVQYSAEHRTTPEGYEGQPPEKEVRTKVYQLDSIRHSNELDTSMSPLQSGFKSSSDGKRLFEMQNQTVIATYVSERSSVDMPEYPQQINATNDFEMRQDSREDPNKSSQRSKRTFEMQNQAATATYVSESSSVDMPENPQQANTTKDFEMRQDSREDPNKSSQRGYDGEPPEKKVCELDSTRHSSELDTSISSLQSEFKSSSDGDYEDLRNRATEAENGHTTCQSDQIMAIDLYPDSMKKMFLKKLMALDVTARNICSPDRDMDTCFDFNQEDSDDSMDSKTYNPLDVLCDVLHDSDTFLQQEIVSKMSMCQFALPLLLPNDDRSSYTFMLWAMRDIVKKWKPQSLVDSTGFEEGHLVNISMPIFSFFRLGTCSLSKSKILNQVLSPPQFIQNYFVHRDMPGGNAQRLCSDGLVEMSCYFPAGRGHSDIFPEPVGFINLRGDLESHLKQFDLLSGVSSAVFVLIESINDKQYDLLSNLVRQNPQFFFIVNLEAENSDIIKVLQIFSTTHNIKKDKFIVKSRKVNDTQIVKTLQSKMKALIENSMKNPTLEQIAQRASESNFDIDENFRGCKKAREAATTITSQIKNVLDYKKNVMKLQGDLWKQLTKIEKELCRMRKLEDKDVEEYQSQLREDHFQLRKQQRNQKMASGVKQFLDALKSFSPVEQKVFLKWLKIQLDKLGRHQLAKLNDEYRELLTDVASNAQAFMEIDQKLADGSLGVEHFIRELGQFYEVEHSIGKKKVVSLSKIAANLLLNGFPLELIDGDASNIPMTWITDVLSELEIITQRNCTVRVVTVLGVQSTGKSTLLNTMFGLHLPTSSGRCTRGAFMTLLDAKENFHENLGCDYVMVIDTEGLKSMELASLEGSYEHDNELATVAVGLSDITIINMAMENTEEMKDILQIVIHAFLRMKEVGKKSSCHFVHQNVSDVSAHVKNRQAREKFLEQLNEMTKVSARMENRSKVNTFSDIIHCDIESNSWYIPGLWHGIPPMASVNYGYSENVQELKKSIEMYLKSMSEKPQDIRQFTEWMRSLWEAVKHEKFVFSFRNRLVTEAYNQLCIQYSDWEWRFQKNSHDWMIRTETLIFNLSSEQLGSKTWDRIKSEMNCLLDEEERVMARSLEKYFMDDCDNAHLLEMFKSDFFQSIKYLRKNLEIGLLDKCDLTINIQKEKCQIQAVQERYIGIIEESVSDIMDKIRKNEYSVNEEQLNREFEMIWRKATDTLPPPTLKKRNIGLAIIQQLKRDMQCDDNSVILKLNELKSLNQYKGEDFSINRNYLQVDSKGEMDCAKDLALSVQRKCEEKVTEIANSKTDFNEVYSQELLKMINNNLNQHKFENLRTTKLFELDLKLWVLGNAVVMFQRMHEEFVRRNDPQSYLEEMKPQYFDTFINMFETRNECQRRAKQFCMVSLTPAILDHINRCLGKEIVDDILQKNGPREFKSRKILQREVLNTLLNDGSPEKYAEYINSYEYFMKRWISQYLTEHYKCQNTICVLQTKILESLLVKIKQALQDKKTLQAKTIYDFLAEFCNVLKKELVISQNSTKVVLFENNLSTIQQFAHEIELHLSDLEKLVKQDINSRNIETIFLHSTLKPQDELLRKVIGCGKQCPFCKVPCEAGGGNHKEHFASVHRPRGLAQHVNEDTKALDHSICSSNVISNKTFMNAEGKPHQYKDYQKYYPDWTIQSNTTADSSDYWKFVLIQFNKSFAKLYNANPANLPEDWQKLTREEALKSLNKTQ